A region of Toxorhynchites rutilus septentrionalis strain SRP chromosome 1, ASM2978413v1, whole genome shotgun sequence DNA encodes the following proteins:
- the LOC129763219 gene encoding endoplasmic reticulum metallopeptidase 1-like, whose translation MFRPNRNQKGVKGKILDPDIDFSKAKSVHSISSWWGIGGIFIILFIGNLTSYTNSHLPDALRNAHLVKYPNAFIAERAYKDLKILNDFGPKPTGSYANEILAVDFLLREISYIDQLRNKNQHIAVDKQVVSGGYVGVYMNKSAASVYRNVQNVVVKLVGKKQDDALLLNCHFDSVANSPGASDDLSGCAVMLEILRVLSRQAERNRFSIIFLFNGAEETPLQASHGFITSHQWAKEVRAFINLESAGSGGKEMLFQSGPRNPWLIEMYAKAIMYPYAQAAAEEVFQSGVVPSDTDFRVFRDAGGIPGMDFAYTANGYRYHTTYDSIDYIPMAVLQRTGDNILSLTKAIANSENLANPHQKSEHTVYFDFLGLFFISYSAEVGLMINLSVVLLSIIIPFLSLARSTSGTHGKQIRSETVVGFVATLVGVVVSGLVCFFIGYQLDLIGRSMSWYSSTNLVLGVYCCPALLFQCLTHMLCSKILGSKTTPLSLALKVQARLNGVNLFWGMLTLGITFTGYRIAYIFMVLIFFSLLSNTLISMFGVQNSVHKWLYIHLLFQIFAILWSTQFYHMVLNLFIPITGRIGASINPDLIIGAMATCLTLLSTSYMTPLIFLLKKTDKLIGELVAITCIALLLASSTHIGFPYRDDSLKAPTVQRHYITHTLRTFHDYNGGVRYTDSGYLLQELDRNAKKTIEGIAMPDGITPMREIVTCEKELFCAIPFYSIWHQVLFENYWIPSPPPIIHTSVKCLLSGKDKISENEYRLQLTLHGDHQCALVIGPKAGASLVNWDLVDELPNPIEFNSQRGYFVLISSGLNPVPLNFTLHMRHEISNYDGPLVDLTVTTTFWEHQKQHTPVFNKLLARVPTWAHVVPSVAAVNSYIF comes from the exons ATGTTTCGG CCCAACAGGAATCAAAAAGGAGTAAAGGGAAAAATTCTTGACCCTGATATAG aTTTTTCCAAGGCAAAAAGTGTTCACAGCATATCGTCCTGGTGGGGTATTGGTGGAATTTTCATCATTCTCTTCATTGGCAATCTGACTAGTTACACTAATTCACATTTACCAGATGCCCTCCGCAACGCTCACCTGGTAAAATATCCAAATGCCTTTATCGCTGAGCGAGCCTACAAAGATTTAAAGATCTTGAATGATTTCGGGCCAAAGCCTACCGGAAGTTACGCCAACGAGATTCTCGCGGTAGACTTCCTGCTACGAGAAATATCCTACATCGATCAGTTAAGGAACAAGAATCAGCATATCGCAGTTGATAAACAGGTCGTATCCGGTGGTTATGTTGGCGTCTATATGAACAAATCCGCTGCCAGCGTATACCGCAATGTTCAGAATGTGGTTGTCAAGCTGGTTGGGAAAAAGCAGGACGACGCGCTACTACTGAATTGTCACTTCGATTCTGTTGCAAACAGCCCAGGGGCCAGCGATGATTTGTCCGGCTGCGCAGTGATGCTAGAAATTCTACGAGTTTTGTCCCGGCAAGCCGAACGCAATCGGTTTTCGATAATATTTCTTTTTAATGGCGCAGAGGAAACTCCACTACAG gCATCCCATGGTTTCATCACGTCACACCAATGGGCCAAAGAAGTACGAGCGTTCATCAATCTAGAATCTGCGGGCTCTGGCGGCAAAGAAATGCTGTTCCAAAGTGGACCGAGGAACCCTTGGTTGATAGAAATGTACGCTAAGGCTATTATGTATCCCTATGCTCAGGCAGCAGCCGAAGAGGTGTTCCAATCGGGCGTAGTTCCTTCAGATACAGATTTTCGCGTATTCCGTGATGCGGGTGGTATACCTGGAATGGATTTCGCGTATACTGCTAACGGTTATCGGTATCACACGACGTACGATTCTATCGATTATATTCCAATGGCAGTACTGCAACGTACCGGGGACAATATATTGTCCCTTACCAAAGCGATTGCCAATTCTGAAAACCTTGCCAACCCTCACCAAAAGTCGGAACATACGGTATACTTCGACTTTCTGGGACTGTTTTTCATTTCGTACTCGGCAGAAGTGGGGCTTATGATCAATTTATCAGTAGTACTACTATCAATTATTATCCCGTTTTTGTCACTAGCTCGATCAACAAGTGGCACTCATGGGAAACAAATTCGCTCCGAAACAGTAGTAGGGTTTGTGGCAACATTGGTCGGAGTGGTTGTTAGTGGATTGGTCTGCTTTTTTATTGGATACCAGCTTGACTTGATAGGGCGTTCCATGTCTTGGTATTCGTCCACGAACCTAGTTCTGGGGGTGTACTGCTGCCCAGCATTGCTCTTCCAGTGTCTAACACATATGTTGTGTAGCAAAATATTGGGAAGCAAAACG ACACCACTTAGCCTCGCACTAAAAGTTCAAGCTCGCTTGAATGGTGTGAACTTATTCTGGGGAATGCTAACCCTAGGCATTACTTTCACAGGCTACCGAATAGCGTACATATTTATGGTCCTTATCTTCTTCTCACTCCTATCGAACACCCTGATCTCGATGTTCGGTGTGCAAAACTCTGTTCACAAGTGGCTTTATATACATTTGCTCTTCCAAATATTCGCCATCCTATGGAGCACTCAGTTCTACCATATGGTACTGAACCTATTCATTCCAATAACCGGTCGCATAGGAGCATCGATCAATCCGGATTTGATAATAGGAGCCATGGCGACCTGTCTCACGTTGCTCTCAACCAGTTATATGACTCCGTTGATATTTCTACTGAAAAAGACCGACAAACTCATCGGAGAGCTGGTAGCAATAACATGTATCGCTTTATTGCTCGCTTCATCCACCCATATTGGATTCCCCTACAGAGACGATAGCTTGAAGGCTCCTACCGTTCAGAGGCATTATATAACG CATACGCTTCGAACGTTCCACGACTACAACGGTGGAGTTCGATACACCGATTCTGGGTATTTACTTCAAGAACTTGACCGCAATGCTAAGAAGACGATCGAGGGAATAGCAATGCCCGATGGGATCACTCCAATGCGTGAAATAGTAACTTGCGAGAAGGAATTATTCTGTGCTATTCCTTTCTACTCCATATGGCACCAGGTGTTGTTCGA AAACTATTGGATTCCATCGCCGCCACCGATCATACATACATCGGTGAAGTGTTTGCTGAGTGGTAAAGATAAGATTTCCGAGAACGAGTATCGATTGCAACTGACGCTGCACGGAGACCACCAGTGTGCATTGGTTATTGGTCCAAAAGCTGGAGCTTCGCTCGTCAACTGGGATTTAGTGGACGAGCTGCCCAATCCCATCGAATTCAATAGCCAACGCGGGTATTTCGTACTTATAAGCAGTGGGCTTAATCCCGTTCCACTAAATTTCACGTTACATATGAGA catgaaatttcaaattatgaTGGTCCATTGGTGGATCTAACCGTGACAACAACGTTTTGGGAGCACCAAAAGCAGCACACGCCTGTTTTTAACAAACTGTTGGCTCGTGTTCCGACATGGGCCCATGTTGTTCCTTCTGTAGCCGCTGTCAATAGTTATATATTCTAA